The genome window CTGCTCAAGCCTCGTTTCGAGCGAATCGAGCATCCCGCCGAGTTTGAGCGCCTTCAACTTGGTGGCAAGATGATGTGTGTGCACGATTCATACCCCCTTCTGAGGTAAGTCGAACGCGAACGCGTTCGAACCGTGGAGGTACGCCCCGATCCGCGCACTGCGGTCCGTGGGTTCCTCCGTAAAGGACATGTCCATCCGGTTATCGAGGATTCGCTTGATGGTGCGGTAGTGGGGGTCGTCACAGGAAAGCGCCATCTTGCAGGCGGTGTTGAGCCTCCCAGCGCCATGTTTCTGTTCGAGCCGCAGTATCCCCTGGGCCTGCCTCAGGTGAATGAGCGCCCCCTGGTTCAGGAGTGCGAGCACCACATCGTGAACCGGGGTCCCGATTTGCCGGGCTTTCTGCAGGCATACCTGGGGTGTGTGCAGGTAAAATGCTGTCTTCTCCTCGGGCAGGTCCCTCATGTCCGTACTGGTTCCCTGGTCAAACCGCCGGATATGCGTCTTCACCAGGTCCTCACCATGGTAAAATTCAACCGTCTTCTCGCCGACGCGTACTGAGAGTGTCCGACCCAAGAACCTGAACGGCACTGAGTACCTGGCCTTTCTCACCTGGCAGTGAGAGTCAGGGGCCACTTTTGCCGTGGTCAACTCGAACACCTCGAAGCGCTCGGCGGGCAACGGGAGCATATGCTGCTTCTCGTTCTGCTCATAGTACTCGAACGGTCTCCAGCGTGTTGTCCCGTGAATGCGGGCGCCGGCGTCCTCAACACACCAGCGCCGGCTGTGTTGCCGCATGTGCGCGACGTTGCCAAACCGCATCCCAGTCCACATGCTTTCCCGAACGTAACTAACCTGTCTCTCGACCCGCGGCTTGTCTTTTGGATGACCGGCTCGACAAGGGTCTACCAACGTGCCGTAGTGCCTGGCCAGGCGCGCGTACTCAAGATTGATCTCGGGATCGT of Bacillota bacterium contains these proteins:
- the istA gene encoding IS21 family transposase translates to MNQIIEILEHWQAGRSVKSIAESLGVDRKTVRKYVNGVLSAGVTRESYLEREEWVALLKQRFPELDHAQRSPTYFLLEPHKDEIRDALGKNRVITVWKRQVVPTLPGLSLSSFRRWLRDVMPEVITGNQVTVWRPDVPPGEESQIDFGYLGPWQDPATNKQLRVWAFIMVLSYSRHMFVEPVFRLDSPTWLHCHIEAFEFFGRAPRRLVLDNLKDGVVKPDIYDPEINLEYARLARHYGTLVDPCRAGHPKDKPRVERQVSYVRESMWTGMRFGNVAHMRQHSRRWCVEDAGARIHGTTRWRPFEYYEQNEKQHMLPLPAERFEVFELTTAKVAPDSHCQVRKARYSVPFRFLGRTLSVRVGEKTVEFYHGEDLVKTHIRRFDQGTSTDMRDLPEEKTAFYLHTPQVCLQKARQIGTPVHDVVLALLNQGALIHLRQAQGILRLEQKHGAGRLNTACKMALSCDDPHYRTIKRILDNRMDMSFTEEPTDRSARIGAYLHGSNAFAFDLPQKGV